The genomic DNA GGGTTCAGCACCTTGGGGACGTTCGTCGCCAGCACGTACAGGCCCATCACGACCAGAAAGCCCGCGAAGCCCCGCTTCAGACTGTCGTTGGAGATATTCTTGCCCACCCGCGCCCCCAGAAAGCTGCCCAGGATGCCGATGACGGTGAAGATCGCAATCAAAGTCCAGTTTATGGACAGGTTCTGTTCGGCCAGCACATTCACGTACTTGGCGAAGCCCGCGAAGCTCTTGGCGGCGATGATCAGCAGGCTGGTGCCGACGGCCAAGCTCATGGGCAGGCCACCCAGCAGCACCAGCGCGGGAATGATCAGGAAGCCCCCGCCCACGCCCACCAGGCCGGTCAGGGCGCCGACGCCCAGGCCCTCGGCCCCGATCTTGAGGGGCGAGCGCGTGTGGGCCGACTCGCCTTGCGGCTGGGCCTTCGCGGGCCGGAACATCATCACGGCGGCGAGCAGCATCACCACGGCAAAGAGCAGCAGTTGCACCACGCCGCTGAGGTACACGCTCAGCGCCGCGCCCAGAAAGGTGCCCACCACGCCGGGCACGCCGAACCACAGCACACTGCGCCAGTCGATCTGCCGCTTCAGCGCGTAGGGAATCGACCCGATCAGGCTGATGCCGCCCACGATGGCGAGGGACTCGGCAATCGCCAGCTTCTCCGGCTCGCCCACGAGGTAGACGAGCACCGGCACCGTCAGGATGGACCCGCCCGACCCCAGCAGCCCCAGCGAGAGGCCGATCAGGGCCGCGCCGATCCAGGCGAAGATCATGGCTGCTCGCCGCTCGTCACCTCGCGGCCCTCACGCATCCAGGCCGCGGTGCCCCCGGAGAGGTTCATCAGCCCGGTCTTACCCTGAGAGGCGAGGGAGGCCGCCGCCTGCGAGGACCGGCCCCCGCTCGCGCAGACCAGTACGGTGTTCGGCTCGATCTCGCCTTCGCGCCCGGCGAGTTCACTCAGGGGGAGGTTCACGGCCCCGGGAATGTGCCCGGCGGCGTACTCCTCGCGCTCGCGCACGTCCACGAGGCGGGCGCCCCCCCGCTTCTTGC from Deinococcus terrestris includes the following:
- a CDS encoding sulfite exporter TauE/SafE family protein, whose translation is MIFAWIGAALIGLSLGLLGSGGSILTVPVLVYLVGEPEKLAIAESLAIVGGISLIGSIPYALKRQIDWRSVLWFGVPGVVGTFLGAALSVYLSGVVQLLLFAVVMLLAAVMMFRPAKAQPQGESAHTRSPLKIGAEGLGVGALTGLVGVGGGFLIIPALVLLGGLPMSLAVGTSLLIIAAKSFAGFAKYVNVLAEQNLSINWTLIAIFTVIGILGSFLGARVGKNISNDSLKRGFAGFLVVMGLYVLATNVPKVLNPSPVAEVQVRH
- a CDS encoding rhodanese-like domain-containing protein encodes the protein MTYQDIFTTELEGKKRGGARLVDVREREEYAAGHIPGAVNLPLSELAGREGEIEPNTVLVCASGGRSSQAAASLASQGKTGLMNLSGGTAAWMREGREVTSGEQP